The following are from one region of the Rhodopirellula sp. P2 genome:
- a CDS encoding ABC transporter ATP-binding protein, which yields MNDVQESSVQDAVVVENLSQRFGRTEALSDVSLKIPQGTVFGLLGLNGAGKTTLLRHLLGLHQPRVGRVRVLGCNPITDREKVMRRMGYLSEEDSLPTWMRVRDLTQFCEAIYPTWDRAYAAELCEWFELSPDTKLRSLSKGGRARAGLIAAIAHKPDLLVLDEPGSGLDPLARDDILQAIIRTVSLEGRTVIFSSHLLDEVSRVCDQVAIMHQGKLIESMPMMAVDERYEEWILRSRDETITTQHARRDCPVEAGLGWHQEDGEWSLLVPRQSDLSPAALPPDWQWIESRHVTLKRLFEAHVRAPRQSATTGDPSGQTPGRAAATMESLS from the coding sequence ATGAACGATGTTCAAGAGTCGTCGGTGCAAGATGCCGTGGTGGTTGAAAACCTGAGTCAACGATTTGGCCGGACGGAGGCACTGAGCGATGTTTCGCTGAAGATCCCGCAAGGAACCGTGTTTGGGTTGTTGGGGCTGAACGGCGCCGGCAAGACCACTTTGCTGCGTCACTTGTTGGGGTTGCATCAACCGCGAGTCGGCAGGGTCCGCGTGCTGGGATGCAACCCGATCACCGATCGCGAAAAAGTGATGCGGCGAATGGGGTACCTTTCTGAAGAAGACAGCTTGCCGACTTGGATGCGAGTTCGTGATCTGACCCAGTTTTGCGAGGCGATCTATCCGACCTGGGATCGTGCGTACGCGGCGGAGTTGTGTGAATGGTTTGAGTTGTCACCGGACACCAAACTTCGTTCGCTCTCCAAGGGCGGCCGAGCGCGAGCGGGGTTGATTGCCGCAATCGCTCACAAGCCGGACTTGTTGGTTTTGGATGAACCCGGCAGCGGGCTGGATCCGCTCGCTCGCGATGACATTTTGCAAGCGATCATTCGAACGGTCAGCTTGGAAGGCCGGACCGTGATCTTCAGCAGCCACTTGCTCGACGAGGTCAGCCGGGTGTGTGACCAGGTCGCGATCATGCATCAGGGCAAACTGATTGAATCCATGCCGATGATGGCGGTCGACGAACGCTATGAAGAATGGATCTTGCGATCGCGTGACGAGACGATCACGACACAACACGCTCGGAGAGATTGTCCGGTGGAAGCAGGTTTGGGCTGGCATCAGGAAGACGGTGAATGGTCGCTGTTGGTGCCTCGGCAATCGGATTTGTCGCCGGCCGCGTTGCCGCCGGATTGGCAATGGATTGAAAGTCGTCATGTGACGCTGAAGCGATTGTTCGAAGCTCACGTGCGAGCCCCGCGGCAGTCAGCGACGACTGGGGATCCTTCAGGCCAAACGCCAGGTCGCGCGGCTGCCACGATGGAGTCGTTGTCATGA
- a CDS encoding serine hydrolase, whose translation MNHKQLSRHFVSRRFPAFQNWFAGIALALMASTSLPADQPAASNTVDHDYRQLIEQLSQTIRSEMEQKQIPSFSIALVADGKVVSSAGFGFQDADKTVPASGKTVYRVGSISKLLTDVALMQLVEQGELDLDQPVQKVLPEFKIADAEHSAKITLRQLTQHRAGIVRESPVGNYFDPTEPTLKATVASLADTPPVYAPGTRTKYSNAGVSVIGLAVEEAAGVSHPKYVQQHVLEPLGMTHTSFEKNEALSEHTAAGWMWGYDRPAFAAPEFLLGTGPAGNLYSSVEDLAQFSLFVMGQHPTKILEDASLTEMLQPGETPDGKPLPYGIGFRVSDFQGHRRVGHGGAVYGFSTQLEILPDENIAVIAASSLDGTNNWITRICDQALEGMLAVRNDQETTPLISTVPVPRSRARSLAGVYSSMPGDASRTVTVDWIGDRLLLWKGTFQREIRSRSDTGELVLDDRFGFGPRIQQDQTYLVIDDATYTRLSNAPPPEIRDEWRDLVGEYGWDHNTLYILERHGQLHALIEWFYYYPLTQVSQYRFAFPDHGLYHGEELIFNRDGSGEITEVIAAQVAFQKREVGTKAGETFKIKRELPVEKLRELADAAKPPHEEGNFRPTDLTELTSIDPSIELDIRYATTNNFMDTVFYQQPRAFAQRPAAEAAAKVHQELAKQNLGLLIHDAYRPWRVTKMFWDATPSEMKDFVANPAQGSRHNRGCALDLTLFDRSTRDPIPMVSGYDEFSKRSFPLYPGGTQRQRYYRGLLRRAMESAGFQVYEYEWWHFDFDGWQQYRIGNLPFEEIPN comes from the coding sequence ATGAATCACAAACAGCTCTCCCGTCACTTCGTTTCCAGACGATTCCCCGCTTTCCAGAACTGGTTCGCAGGAATCGCATTGGCACTCATGGCTTCGACATCCCTGCCTGCCGACCAGCCCGCCGCGTCAAACACGGTCGACCATGACTATCGCCAACTGATCGAGCAACTATCGCAAACGATCCGTTCCGAGATGGAACAGAAGCAAATCCCCAGCTTCTCAATCGCGTTGGTGGCGGATGGAAAGGTTGTCTCGTCCGCTGGGTTCGGATTCCAAGATGCTGACAAAACCGTTCCCGCTTCCGGGAAAACGGTCTACCGAGTCGGCTCGATCTCCAAGTTGCTGACCGACGTCGCCTTGATGCAACTGGTCGAACAAGGCGAACTGGATTTGGATCAACCCGTTCAAAAGGTGCTGCCCGAATTCAAGATCGCCGATGCTGAGCACAGCGCGAAAATCACGCTACGGCAACTGACTCAGCACCGCGCCGGCATCGTTCGCGAATCACCGGTGGGCAACTACTTCGATCCCACCGAACCCACTCTGAAAGCAACCGTCGCCAGCCTGGCGGACACTCCGCCTGTTTACGCCCCCGGCACTCGCACCAAATATTCGAACGCGGGCGTATCGGTCATCGGATTGGCGGTTGAAGAGGCCGCTGGAGTGTCGCATCCGAAATACGTCCAACAACACGTGCTCGAACCACTGGGGATGACTCACACCAGCTTCGAAAAGAACGAAGCCTTGTCGGAACACACCGCCGCTGGCTGGATGTGGGGCTATGACCGTCCCGCGTTTGCCGCCCCCGAATTCCTGCTCGGCACCGGTCCGGCCGGGAACCTGTATTCCAGCGTCGAAGACCTGGCACAGTTCAGCTTGTTCGTGATGGGACAGCATCCCACGAAGATTCTCGAGGACGCTTCGCTCACCGAAATGCTCCAGCCCGGTGAGACCCCCGACGGAAAACCACTGCCCTACGGAATCGGTTTCCGCGTCAGCGACTTCCAAGGACATCGCCGCGTCGGCCATGGAGGAGCCGTGTATGGCTTCTCCACCCAGCTCGAGATTTTGCCAGACGAGAACATCGCCGTCATCGCCGCCAGTTCGCTGGACGGAACGAACAACTGGATCACGCGAATTTGTGATCAGGCACTCGAAGGCATGCTCGCCGTCCGAAACGATCAAGAAACCACGCCACTCATTTCGACCGTCCCGGTGCCCCGCTCGCGAGCCCGCAGTTTGGCTGGCGTCTACTCCTCCATGCCCGGCGATGCCTCTCGAACAGTGACCGTGGACTGGATCGGCGATCGCCTGCTGCTGTGGAAAGGAACATTCCAACGAGAAATCCGCAGCCGTTCGGACACGGGCGAACTGGTCCTGGACGATCGCTTTGGGTTTGGCCCCCGTATTCAACAAGACCAAACGTACCTGGTCATCGACGATGCGACCTACACGCGGCTCTCCAACGCTCCCCCACCAGAAATTCGCGACGAATGGCGTGATCTCGTCGGGGAGTACGGCTGGGACCACAACACGCTCTACATCCTCGAACGCCATGGACAACTGCACGCATTGATCGAGTGGTTCTATTACTACCCGCTCACCCAAGTGAGCCAGTATCGCTTCGCGTTCCCCGATCACGGGCTCTATCACGGCGAAGAATTGATCTTCAACCGCGATGGTTCAGGCGAAATCACAGAAGTCATTGCCGCCCAGGTCGCCTTTCAAAAACGCGAGGTGGGAACCAAAGCTGGCGAGACCTTCAAAATCAAGCGTGAACTTCCGGTCGAAAAACTGCGTGAGCTCGCCGATGCCGCGAAACCTCCTCATGAAGAAGGCAACTTCCGCCCGACGGATCTGACCGAACTGACTTCGATTGACCCCAGCATCGAACTGGACATTCGGTACGCGACGACCAACAACTTCATGGACACGGTCTTCTACCAGCAACCACGGGCGTTCGCTCAGCGCCCCGCCGCCGAAGCCGCCGCGAAGGTGCACCAGGAATTGGCGAAACAAAACCTGGGCCTGCTGATCCATGACGCGTATCGCCCCTGGCGAGTGACCAAGATGTTCTGGGATGCGACCCCCAGCGAAATGAAGGACTTTGTCGCCAACCCAGCGCAGGGCTCTCGCCACAATCGAGGCTGCGCGCTCGACCTAACCTTGTTCGACCGCTCCACTCGCGATCCCATCCCAATGGTTTCCGGGTACGACGAGTTCAGCAAACGTTCCTTCCCACTGTACCCCGGTGGCACCCAGAGACAGCGTTACTACCGCGGCCTGCTTCGACGAGCAATGGAGTCAGCCGGTTTTCAGGTTTACGAGTACGAATGGTGGCACTTCGATTTCGACGGCTGGCAACAGTACCGAATCGGCAATCTCCCCTTCGAAGAGATTCCCAACTGA
- a CDS encoding dipeptide epimerase: MTLNLHAIRLPLRDPFTISRGTITYQDSLVVALEHTGITGYGEVTANDYYGHTISAMSDALKSLSEDDLAMCCQDTPENNWHRLSERLGGDMFSLSALDMASHDWHARNSGATLWHHWGLTWNPDLQSSFTIGIDSMEEMRRKLDADSGWDLYKIKLGTDHDLEIIRQLRQCTAATFRVDANCAWSAQQAIDYSKELRHLGVQFIEQPLPRSADPADKQRVFEESSLPIIADEDCQTEADLETCFEFFHGINVKLCKCGGLTPARKMLTEARRREKLTMVGCMVESPIGISGAAQLAPLLDFADLDGANLISDSPARGVEVTRGHLQMPVELGTGAELVSTALPHFLIQ, translated from the coding sequence GTGACGCTGAACCTCCATGCAATCCGCTTGCCCCTGCGTGACCCGTTCACGATTTCACGAGGAACCATCACGTACCAAGACAGCCTGGTCGTCGCGTTGGAACACACTGGAATCACGGGCTACGGCGAAGTCACCGCCAACGATTACTACGGCCACACCATTTCCGCGATGAGCGATGCTCTGAAAAGCCTGAGCGAGGACGATCTCGCGATGTGCTGCCAGGACACGCCCGAGAACAATTGGCATCGTCTCTCAGAACGACTCGGCGGTGACATGTTCTCGCTGTCGGCGTTGGACATGGCCAGCCATGACTGGCACGCGAGAAATTCCGGGGCAACGCTTTGGCACCACTGGGGGCTGACGTGGAACCCCGACCTGCAGTCCAGCTTCACCATCGGCATCGATTCGATGGAAGAGATGCGGCGAAAGCTGGATGCCGACTCCGGTTGGGACCTCTACAAAATCAAACTGGGCACCGATCACGATTTGGAAATCATCCGCCAGCTTCGCCAGTGCACCGCCGCCACATTTCGCGTTGATGCGAACTGCGCCTGGTCGGCTCAACAGGCAATCGACTATTCCAAAGAACTCCGGCACTTGGGTGTTCAATTCATCGAACAACCCCTGCCCCGTTCCGCCGATCCCGCTGACAAACAACGGGTGTTCGAAGAATCCTCGCTTCCGATCATCGCCGATGAGGACTGCCAAACCGAAGCCGATCTGGAAACCTGCTTCGAATTCTTCCACGGAATCAACGTCAAACTTTGCAAGTGCGGCGGGCTGACCCCAGCTCGAAAGATGCTGACCGAAGCCAGACGCCGCGAAAAACTCACGATGGTGGGCTGCATGGTGGAATCGCCGATTGGCATCAGCGGAGCCGCCCAGCTCGCGCCGCTGCTCGATTTCGCCGATTTAGATGGGGCGAATCTGATCTCGGACAGCCCTGCCCGCGGCGTCGAAGTCACCCGCGGGCATCTCCAAATGCCTGTGGAACTGGGAACCGGTGCGGAATTGGTCTCCACCGCCCTGCCCCACTTCCTGATCCAGTGA
- a CDS encoding DUF1611 domain-containing protein: MEIQLLTQHRRIALLTDGASTPFLAKTAISLLRYRSPDIVAVIDQEHAGKTSAELFGAGEAPIVTQWSPELDCDAIYIGIAPPGGKLPHAWRPQLEAAIRAGVDVVSGLHDFLSEDSEWCQLAKQSGSQIIDVRKNHWKETATGQPFREECVRIHAVGHDCSIGKMVTTIEIDRGLQAIGKSSRFLATGQTGIMISGRGVPADCVVSDFVNGAVEYLVRDNDDADFLIVEGQGSISHPAYSAVTLGLLHGCAPQGLVFCYEAGRTEVKGFDGCAIPPLEQQMRAIEQLANLRGPSKFIGVSVNTRNLSPGEAKSEVERAEHRFGLPACDVYRDGADKLVRASLELQAACVPSVLQETGA, encoded by the coding sequence ATGGAGATCCAGTTGTTAACCCAGCATCGACGAATCGCTCTCCTCACCGATGGTGCCTCGACGCCATTCTTGGCCAAGACCGCCATCAGCCTGTTGCGTTATCGCAGCCCTGACATCGTCGCGGTGATCGACCAAGAGCATGCGGGCAAAACCTCTGCGGAGCTGTTCGGTGCTGGCGAGGCCCCCATCGTCACTCAGTGGTCTCCCGAATTGGACTGCGACGCGATCTACATCGGCATCGCCCCTCCCGGAGGCAAACTCCCCCACGCCTGGCGTCCTCAACTGGAAGCCGCCATTCGCGCGGGCGTCGACGTGGTTTCAGGACTCCACGACTTCCTTTCCGAGGACAGCGAATGGTGCCAACTCGCCAAGCAGTCGGGTTCTCAAATCATCGATGTCCGCAAGAACCACTGGAAAGAAACGGCCACCGGCCAACCCTTTCGTGAAGAGTGTGTTCGCATCCATGCCGTCGGGCATGATTGCAGCATCGGCAAGATGGTCACGACGATCGAAATCGACCGAGGCCTTCAAGCCATCGGCAAGTCCTCTCGCTTCCTCGCGACCGGCCAAACCGGAATCATGATCTCCGGTCGCGGGGTTCCCGCGGACTGTGTCGTGTCCGACTTTGTCAACGGTGCCGTCGAATACCTGGTGCGTGACAACGACGACGCGGATTTCCTGATCGTGGAAGGGCAAGGCAGCATTTCCCACCCGGCCTATTCCGCGGTCACGCTGGGCTTGCTTCATGGCTGTGCCCCACAGGGACTGGTGTTCTGCTACGAAGCCGGTCGCACGGAAGTCAAAGGGTTCGATGGATGCGCCATCCCACCACTGGAACAACAGATGCGCGCGATTGAGCAACTCGCGAATTTGCGTGGACCGTCCAAGTTCATCGGTGTTTCCGTCAACACTCGCAACCTGTCGCCTGGCGAAGCCAAAAGCGAAGTCGAACGAGCCGAACATCGATTCGGCCTGCCAGCCTGCGACGTCTACCGCGACGGTGCTGACAAACTGGTTCGCGCTTCCCTGGAATTGCAAGCCGCATGCGTTCCCAGCGTCCTGCAGGAGACCGGCGCGTGA
- a CDS encoding MBL fold metallo-hydrolase, producing MKLVHHGAHDGVTGSCHQLWIDDSKSLLVDCGLFQGEDARKRPSPEIEFSLRGIQALLLTHVHIDHAGRIPYLLAAGFNHPILCSVPTAKLLPLVMEDALKIGFTRSKRLIKQFLHQIRKLLVPLPYHQWHDCPGGVKVRLLPAGHVLGSTMFEIELADGRRAVFSGDVGAGTNPLLNPPVSPERADLLVLESTYGDRLHPPKADRQAELEAVIRRTLDDSGVTIVPAFSLGRTQALLYELNAIFERIQETEHRTLMKRVDVIVDSPLASRFTALYKEMKSHWGEEAQVTLETDDQPLVFENLTTVGSHTEHKETVRYLAKHNLPAVVIAGSGMCTGGRVVNYLKEFIGQEETDIVFAGYQAGGTPGNYISRGSDWVRLDGRRYDVRAKTHQLTGYSAHGDQQDLIALVDGMADAPKEIRLVHGDYAAKRALTQKLTAKGYHLI from the coding sequence ATGAAATTGGTTCACCACGGTGCACACGACGGTGTCACTGGTTCTTGTCACCAACTTTGGATCGATGATTCCAAGAGTTTGTTGGTTGACTGTGGCTTGTTCCAAGGCGAAGACGCTCGGAAGAGGCCCAGCCCTGAGATTGAGTTTTCGCTGCGAGGAATCCAGGCACTGTTGCTGACGCATGTGCACATCGATCACGCGGGCCGGATTCCCTATTTGTTGGCGGCGGGATTCAATCATCCGATTCTGTGCAGTGTCCCGACGGCGAAGTTGTTGCCGCTGGTGATGGAAGACGCGTTGAAGATTGGATTCACGCGTTCGAAGCGGCTGATCAAGCAGTTTCTGCATCAGATTCGAAAGCTGTTGGTGCCGCTCCCGTACCATCAGTGGCATGACTGTCCTGGCGGGGTGAAGGTCCGGTTGTTGCCGGCCGGTCACGTGCTGGGGTCGACGATGTTCGAGATCGAATTGGCAGACGGTCGGCGGGCTGTTTTCAGTGGGGATGTGGGGGCGGGAACCAACCCGCTTTTGAATCCGCCGGTCAGTCCGGAGCGGGCCGATCTGTTGGTGCTCGAAAGCACTTACGGGGACCGGTTGCATCCCCCCAAGGCCGATCGGCAAGCGGAATTGGAGGCGGTCATTCGGCGAACGTTGGATGATTCGGGCGTGACCATCGTGCCGGCCTTTTCGCTGGGGCGTACCCAAGCGTTGTTGTATGAGCTCAACGCCATCTTTGAACGCATTCAAGAGACGGAGCATCGAACGCTGATGAAGCGAGTCGATGTGATTGTTGATTCGCCACTCGCTTCCCGCTTCACCGCTCTTTACAAGGAAATGAAATCGCACTGGGGCGAAGAGGCTCAGGTCACACTGGAAACCGATGATCAACCGCTGGTGTTTGAAAATCTAACGACGGTCGGCAGCCACACCGAACACAAAGAAACCGTTCGGTACTTGGCCAAACACAATTTGCCCGCGGTGGTGATTGCCGGAAGCGGCATGTGCACGGGAGGGCGGGTGGTCAACTACCTCAAGGAGTTCATTGGCCAAGAAGAGACCGACATCGTGTTTGCGGGCTATCAAGCGGGAGGCACCCCGGGGAATTACATCTCTCGCGGGAGCGATTGGGTGCGATTGGATGGCCGACGATACGACGTGCGAGCCAAAACGCATCAACTGACCGGGTACTCGGCTCACGGCGATCAGCAAGATTTAATCGCGTTGGTCGATGGAATGGCCGATGCACCCAAGGAGATTCGGTTGGTGCACGGCGACTACGCGGCCAAACGAGCGTTGACTCAAAAATTGACAGCCAAGGGTTACCACCTGATATGA
- a CDS encoding NAD(P)/FAD-dependent oxidoreductase, protein MSDPESFTDRSFTETLIIGGGLAGLTCGRVLAEAGREFRILEATDRVGGRVRSDVVDGFTLDHGFQVLLTAYPACRRFLDYDALRLRPFEPGALIRQNGQFRVLGDPWRRPGQAIPSAMNPVGSLADKLRIAKLRRDSLRGSLQDLYERPALSTMDRLQAEGFSERIIDQFFRPFLGGVFLDESLSVSSRMLEFVFRMFARGEIAVPADGMAAIPRQLAESLPRGSVQFRTTVKSIESLAESERTAVGNELPAQARHRVVLSDGTAVMCRHLVIATPGSAAARLLGMKSIATPWFGTTNLYYAAEQSPDAHRLLMLRGDESGPIQSAVVLSDVAPSYAPPGKALVSISVDSDHEPADGLDDEALDSRVRSQLKDWFGEEAMQWSLLRVFRVPYSLPKMSLDTVVKSPAWEDWRRANLGDGNVSLPEMSSGAAPSADDSGAGQGRAGVWIAGDHCQTPSIQGAMDSGRIAAEHLLLNP, encoded by the coding sequence ATGAGTGATCCAGAATCATTCACCGACCGATCATTCACGGAAACGTTGATCATCGGTGGAGGATTGGCCGGGCTGACTTGCGGTCGCGTGTTGGCAGAGGCGGGCCGCGAATTTCGAATTTTGGAAGCGACCGATCGGGTGGGTGGCCGTGTTCGCAGTGATGTGGTCGACGGGTTCACGCTGGACCATGGCTTTCAAGTTCTGCTGACCGCCTACCCCGCTTGCCGGCGTTTTTTGGATTATGACGCACTGCGGCTGCGTCCCTTCGAACCCGGGGCCTTGATCCGTCAAAACGGTCAGTTTCGGGTTTTGGGAGATCCCTGGCGAAGACCGGGGCAAGCGATCCCGTCGGCGATGAATCCGGTGGGTTCCTTGGCGGACAAGCTGCGGATCGCGAAATTGCGGCGGGACAGCTTGCGTGGTTCCTTGCAGGATTTGTACGAGCGACCAGCGTTGTCGACGATGGATCGCTTGCAAGCCGAAGGTTTCAGCGAACGAATCATCGACCAGTTCTTCCGTCCTTTTTTGGGCGGAGTCTTCTTGGACGAGTCGCTTTCGGTGTCCAGCCGGATGTTGGAGTTTGTCTTCCGGATGTTTGCCCGTGGCGAGATTGCCGTTCCCGCGGATGGAATGGCGGCGATTCCCCGGCAGTTGGCAGAATCGTTGCCGCGAGGATCGGTGCAATTTCGTACGACCGTGAAATCCATTGAGTCGCTTGCGGAATCGGAGCGGACCGCGGTCGGGAATGAGTTGCCAGCTCAGGCCAGGCACCGAGTGGTGTTGTCCGATGGAACGGCGGTGATGTGTCGGCACCTGGTGATCGCGACTCCTGGGAGTGCGGCGGCGAGGTTGTTGGGGATGAAGTCCATCGCGACGCCCTGGTTCGGAACGACCAATTTGTATTACGCGGCCGAGCAATCACCGGATGCTCATCGGTTGTTGATGTTGCGGGGCGATGAGTCGGGCCCGATTCAGAGTGCCGTTGTGTTGAGTGACGTCGCGCCGTCGTACGCGCCGCCTGGCAAGGCGTTGGTTTCGATCAGCGTCGACAGCGATCATGAGCCTGCGGACGGTCTGGACGACGAGGCTCTGGATTCTCGAGTGAGATCGCAATTGAAGGATTGGTTCGGGGAAGAGGCGATGCAGTGGAGCCTGCTGCGTGTTTTTCGGGTGCCCTATTCGCTGCCAAAAATGTCGCTGGACACCGTGGTGAAGTCACCTGCGTGGGAAGATTGGCGGCGGGCGAACTTGGGAGACGGCAATGTGTCTCTACCCGAAATGTCATCGGGTGCAGCTCCTTCCGCAGACGACAGCGGGGCAGGGCAGGGTAGGGCAGGGGTGTGGATCGCGGGCGATCACTGTCAAACGCCCAGCATTCAAGGGGCCATGGACAGCGGACGAATCGCTGCCGAGCATCTGCTTTTGAATCCGTAA
- a CDS encoding RAD55 family ATPase: MSQRLQTGIPALDEMLGGGLLPGTMTVVLGATGIGKTQLGIQFAKHGQAQEGERGIVFDLTSRGDSQNHSEYAKRLVEWQLSEAADEPVSLADVWNREKMRRDSMHLFRDSGRRVTSSDMDADDWRRWSSERAKKLDRAIAFFYGNFAHGVRRVVIDGVEPVDRAAESIQFEMIEYIQNQILRKEHDWLARDLFRVHFRENAESIEAHGYDHQQLGSLLLATSHEVMLDDLIARPIQSGDVLSNANTIILMGKTRDGNKMGRALCVAKHRGSFCEESIVPYRITEAGLVVGDGI; encoded by the coding sequence ATGAGTCAGAGATTGCAAACAGGTATTCCCGCTTTGGACGAGATGCTGGGAGGAGGCCTGTTGCCCGGGACGATGACGGTCGTGTTGGGAGCAACTGGAATCGGTAAAACGCAGCTTGGGATTCAGTTCGCCAAACACGGGCAAGCCCAGGAAGGCGAACGCGGCATCGTGTTTGACCTGACCTCTCGTGGTGATTCTCAAAACCATTCCGAGTACGCCAAGCGGTTGGTGGAGTGGCAGTTGTCTGAGGCAGCGGACGAACCGGTCTCGTTGGCGGACGTGTGGAACCGCGAAAAAATGCGCCGTGACAGCATGCATCTGTTTCGCGATTCCGGCCGCCGGGTGACGTCCTCGGACATGGACGCGGATGATTGGCGTCGCTGGTCGTCCGAGCGAGCCAAGAAACTGGACCGCGCGATCGCGTTCTTTTACGGGAACTTTGCCCATGGGGTCCGGCGAGTGGTGATCGATGGGGTGGAGCCGGTCGATCGGGCGGCTGAATCCATCCAGTTCGAGATGATCGAATACATCCAGAATCAGATTCTCCGCAAGGAGCACGATTGGCTGGCGAGAGACCTGTTTCGCGTTCATTTTCGAGAAAACGCGGAGTCGATCGAGGCTCATGGCTACGACCACCAACAGCTGGGCAGCTTGCTGCTGGCAACCTCTCACGAGGTGATGTTGGACGACTTGATCGCTCGCCCGATTCAAAGTGGCGACGTGTTGTCCAATGCCAACACGATCATCTTGATGGGCAAAACTCGTGACGGAAACAAGATGGGGCGGGCGCTTTGCGTCGCGAAACATCGTGGCAGTTTCTGCGAGGAATCGATCGTCCCGTACCGGATCACGGAAGCCGGTTTGGTGGTCGGCGACGGCATCTGA